In Myxococcus stipitatus, the following are encoded in one genomic region:
- a CDS encoding DUF7594 domain-containing protein — MQSKTWLSVLGGLFLGGVPEGRGAAPVAGEPEVPVACEPDLHFGDRDFAPLADTYVAESSPDTTHGSDTLLVVDGTPRQEVYLRFEVSEHTNVFGAWLSVPVVGGTSDAPILHATESDWNEHTLTWNTRPRLRGRPLANVGVVRSGDELKYDLRHVIGGPGVYSFALIPESEDGMEIHSRESGALKRPKLTLLMDGSTCTFRGYRKKWGPSWKYGAQGDEVAMAMATEPFYFPGATEAFVIAGAYGPGGRLGSVPFPGQRGLMLGRFRADGSHEWSRGFAQESAVMTVAEVAMTAGGRIVMGGSYTGTPDLGTGPLPSAAGSTIPAMFIAGFSTDGTTVWSKGFVATLEQGGVTRRVPVTARSVATDAQGSLFVTGSFHGTLNLGGGALEAGPLSRDPRKPTRGMFLARFSSEGTHLWSKAFPGLGGGFTQGARVATDRAGNVAVGGVASGDGENEKVLGARYAETPFIARFSPEGALYWARALDFARGEVLGLTTLWDGAVAFSGWFWPAFYFRSGAVLNHRRADDPLGRIPGGMLGVIESWGEDRWARAIGNGRHERALRLVGAGEYAIVVLGDFRGGADLGGGFISTGGNGFVATYDSGRGGHTWSRALPEGMEPTLLGLTWSGVVRVGGSFSGTVRLRDVTHSSSGGSDVMLLNLPYWP, encoded by the coding sequence ATGCAATCGAAGACATGGCTGAGCGTCCTGGGGGGGCTGTTCCTGGGGGGCGTGCCGGAGGGACGTGGCGCGGCTCCTGTCGCGGGAGAGCCCGAGGTCCCCGTGGCGTGTGAGCCCGACCTCCACTTCGGGGACCGGGACTTCGCTCCCCTCGCGGACACGTATGTCGCGGAGTCCTCGCCGGACACGACCCATGGGAGCGACACGCTCCTGGTCGTGGATGGCACGCCCCGTCAGGAAGTCTATCTGCGCTTTGAAGTCAGTGAACACACCAACGTCTTCGGCGCCTGGCTCAGCGTGCCCGTCGTGGGAGGGACTTCCGATGCGCCCATCCTCCATGCGACCGAGTCGGACTGGAATGAGCACACGTTGACCTGGAACACCCGGCCGAGGTTGCGGGGGAGGCCCTTGGCGAACGTGGGGGTGGTTCGTTCGGGGGATGAGCTCAAATATGACTTGAGACATGTCATCGGAGGCCCGGGTGTCTATTCCTTCGCGCTCATTCCTGAGTCCGAGGACGGGATGGAGATCCACTCGCGCGAGTCCGGGGCGCTCAAGCGTCCGAAGCTCACGCTGCTGATGGATGGGTCGACCTGTACGTTCCGGGGCTATCGAAAGAAGTGGGGCCCCTCGTGGAAGTACGGAGCGCAAGGTGACGAGGTGGCGATGGCGATGGCCACGGAGCCCTTCTATTTCCCAGGGGCGACGGAGGCCTTCGTCATCGCGGGCGCCTACGGTCCGGGAGGGAGGTTGGGTTCCGTTCCTTTTCCAGGGCAACGAGGCTTGATGTTGGGCCGGTTTCGCGCGGACGGCAGCCACGAGTGGTCGCGTGGCTTCGCGCAGGAGTCCGCGGTCATGACGGTGGCGGAGGTGGCGATGACGGCCGGGGGACGCATCGTGATGGGCGGGAGCTACACGGGGACCCCGGACCTGGGCACAGGGCCGTTGCCGAGCGCGGCGGGCAGCACCATTCCAGCGATGTTCATCGCTGGGTTCTCCACGGATGGAACGACCGTCTGGTCGAAGGGCTTCGTGGCCACCCTCGAGCAGGGAGGTGTCACTCGGCGCGTGCCCGTGACGGCCCGCTCGGTGGCCACCGACGCACAGGGCAGTCTCTTCGTCACGGGCTCCTTCCACGGAACCCTGAACCTGGGGGGCGGAGCGCTGGAGGCGGGACCGTTGAGTCGAGACCCCCGCAAACCCACTCGCGGCATGTTCCTCGCGCGCTTCTCCTCGGAGGGGACGCACCTCTGGTCCAAGGCCTTTCCGGGCCTGGGAGGGGGATTCACGCAGGGGGCTCGGGTGGCCACGGACCGTGCCGGGAACGTGGCGGTGGGAGGGGTGGCGAGTGGTGACGGCGAGAACGAGAAGGTGCTGGGCGCCAGGTACGCGGAGACCCCTTTCATCGCCAGGTTCTCGCCAGAGGGCGCGTTGTATTGGGCGCGAGCCCTGGACTTCGCGCGAGGGGAGGTGCTGGGGCTGACCACCCTCTGGGACGGCGCCGTGGCCTTCAGCGGGTGGTTCTGGCCGGCGTTCTATTTCAGGTCGGGGGCGGTCCTGAATCATCGACGAGCGGATGACCCGCTGGGGCGCATCCCCGGGGGCATGCTGGGGGTCATCGAGTCATGGGGAGAGGACCGTTGGGCGCGAGCGATAGGGAATGGGCGCCACGAGAGGGCACTCCGACTGGTGGGCGCCGGGGAGTATGCGATTGTCGTCCTGGGAGACTTCCGCGGCGGGGCCGACCTGGGCGGGGGATTCATCTCGACGGGTGGGAACGGCTTCGTGGCCACCTATGACTCTGGGAGGGGGGGGCATACCTGGTCCCGTGCGCTGCCAGAGGGGATGGAGCCCACGTTGTTGGGCTTGACGTGGTCGGGAGTCGTGCGCGTGGGGGGCTCGTTCAGCGGGACGGTGCGCCTGCGGGATGTGACCCACTCTTCCTCGGGGGGCTCGGACGTGATGCTCCTGAACCTGCCCTACTGGCCGTGA
- a CDS encoding DUF7594 domain-containing protein, with the protein MKSMTWLSVIGLLSLGGVVAGGAVPVAADPKLPPECEPNSYEGEREELADADTYVEASSPDTAHGRASVLVADGNPRQEIYLRFEFWEGDFQSAWLHLPIEDGTSNAPALYSTRPDWNELTLTWNTRPALVGGPLANAGPVVSGGHVQYDVSQVVKGPGVYSFALIPESGDGMDISSRETWRPDRPKLTLPVLLTHCTYRGSGGSLGPMWRHGAQGDEVARAMATDATGAFVLAGVYGAGGALGPVPFPGTRGLMLGRFRADGSHEWSRGHAQESAELRVEDVALTSQGNILVVGSYTGTPDLGTGPLPAAEEATVPAMFIAMFSPDGVPVWAKGFVANLEQGGVTRRVPVGARAVATDSQGSLIVTGSFHGTMNLGGGVLDAGPSSRDAVNPEPGMFLARFSGEGAHLWSVAYPGLGGGGTQGFRVATDRAGNIVVGGTASGAGEDIRVLGARVRNTPIIARFSPEGALQWTRALEFANGQVTGLAILTGDAVAFSGRFWPHFYFGIGMIYNYRGWSEPHGSMPDAMVGVLESWGGDRWARAVGAEGHEEVLRMAVGPGDTLVVLGTLEGGADVGGGFVSTGGSGFVARYGSHEGIPHQWSRALPGGLDATLLGVTPTGGVLVGGSFNGTLRVRDVPYPSAGGADVMLMNMSR; encoded by the coding sequence ATGAAGTCGATGACATGGCTGAGTGTGATTGGGCTCCTGTCCCTGGGAGGAGTGGTGGCAGGCGGCGCCGTCCCCGTCGCGGCGGACCCCAAACTGCCTCCGGAATGTGAGCCGAATTCCTATGAAGGGGAGCGTGAGGAACTCGCCGATGCGGACACGTACGTCGAGGCGTCCTCGCCCGATACGGCGCATGGACGGGCCTCCGTGTTGGTCGCCGATGGAAACCCCCGCCAGGAGATCTACCTGCGCTTCGAGTTCTGGGAGGGAGACTTCCAATCCGCCTGGCTCCATCTGCCCATCGAGGATGGGACCTCCAATGCACCTGCCCTCTACTCCACTCGGCCCGATTGGAATGAGCTCACGCTGACGTGGAACACCCGTCCGGCGCTGGTGGGTGGACCTCTGGCGAACGCAGGCCCCGTGGTCTCGGGCGGCCACGTCCAATACGACGTGAGCCAGGTGGTCAAAGGCCCAGGTGTGTATTCCTTCGCGCTCATCCCCGAGTCGGGGGATGGAATGGATATCTCCTCGAGGGAGACCTGGCGCCCTGACCGCCCGAAGCTCACCCTGCCGGTTCTCCTGACCCACTGTACGTATCGCGGCAGCGGTGGCTCGCTGGGGCCGATGTGGCGCCATGGGGCCCAGGGAGATGAGGTGGCACGAGCGATGGCCACGGACGCGACGGGAGCGTTCGTGCTCGCGGGTGTGTACGGAGCGGGTGGGGCACTGGGCCCGGTGCCGTTTCCCGGCACTCGGGGGCTGATGCTGGGCCGGTTTCGCGCGGATGGAAGCCACGAGTGGTCGCGTGGCCACGCGCAGGAGTCAGCGGAGCTGCGGGTGGAAGACGTGGCGCTGACGTCCCAGGGAAACATCCTGGTGGTGGGGAGCTACACGGGGACGCCGGACCTGGGCACGGGGCCGTTGCCCGCGGCGGAGGAGGCTACGGTCCCTGCGATGTTCATCGCGATGTTCTCTCCGGATGGAGTGCCCGTCTGGGCAAAGGGCTTCGTGGCGAATCTGGAGCAGGGAGGAGTCACGCGAAGGGTGCCGGTGGGGGCGCGCGCGGTGGCGACGGACTCGCAGGGCAGTCTCATCGTCACGGGCTCCTTCCACGGGACGATGAACCTGGGGGGAGGGGTGCTGGACGCGGGGCCGTCGAGTCGTGATGCGGTGAATCCAGAGCCCGGGATGTTCCTCGCGCGATTCTCGGGGGAGGGGGCGCACCTCTGGTCGGTGGCATATCCGGGGCTTGGAGGGGGAGGGACCCAGGGATTCCGTGTGGCCACGGACCGCGCTGGAAACATCGTCGTGGGAGGGACGGCGAGTGGCGCGGGTGAAGACATACGGGTGCTCGGCGCCCGGGTTCGCAATACACCCATCATCGCCCGGTTCTCCCCCGAAGGTGCGTTGCAATGGACACGCGCGCTGGAGTTCGCGAATGGGCAGGTGACGGGACTCGCCATCCTCACGGGAGATGCGGTGGCCTTCAGCGGACGGTTCTGGCCTCACTTCTATTTCGGGATTGGAATGATATATAATTACAGAGGATGGAGTGAGCCGCACGGAAGCATGCCAGACGCGATGGTGGGAGTGCTCGAGTCGTGGGGAGGGGACCGCTGGGCTCGTGCGGTGGGGGCCGAGGGGCATGAAGAGGTGTTGCGAATGGCGGTGGGGCCCGGGGATACGCTCGTCGTGCTGGGGACGCTGGAGGGGGGGGCCGATGTGGGAGGGGGATTTGTCTCCACGGGCGGAAGTGGCTTCGTGGCTCGCTATGGCTCGCATGAAGGCATTCCGCACCAGTGGTCGCGCGCATTGCCCGGTGGACTCGATGCCACCCTGTTGGGGGTGACGCCGACCGGGGGCGTGCTCGTGGGGGGCTCGTTCAACGGGACGCTGCGTGTGCGGGACGTGCCCTATCCCTCGGCGGGTGGCGCGGATGTGATGCTCATGAACATGTCTCGCTGA
- a CDS encoding DUF4240 domain-containing protein — protein sequence MSEELFWDLIARFNWKKTGDDEAVLKPVVTALSKMTVEDIFAFDDILAAKLHALDTREICRGTYRGTLDPDDGAQYISADDFLYCRCVIVANGKGLFDQSLANPMGVPQEMEFEALLGVASAAYEKKMGQEYDHVTPLSWESFSNKEGWKPTARTRPGPYTSEAVPPGNRRPT from the coding sequence ATGAGCGAGGAGCTGTTCTGGGACCTCATCGCCCGGTTCAACTGGAAGAAGACGGGTGACGACGAAGCGGTGCTGAAGCCGGTCGTCACCGCCCTGTCGAAGATGACGGTCGAGGACATCTTCGCCTTCGACGACATCCTGGCGGCGAAGCTCCACGCGCTCGATACGCGCGAGATTTGTCGCGGGACGTATCGTGGGACGCTCGACCCCGATGATGGCGCGCAGTACATCTCGGCGGACGACTTCCTCTACTGCCGGTGTGTCATCGTCGCCAACGGCAAGGGCTTGTTCGACCAGTCGCTCGCCAACCCCATGGGAGTCCCGCAGGAGATGGAGTTCGAGGCCCTCCTGGGGGTCGCGAGCGCCGCCTACGAGAAGAAGATGGGGCAGGAGTACGACCACGTCACCCCACTCTCCTGGGAGAGCTTCAGCAACAAGGAGGGATGGAAGCCGACGGCCCGGACGCGCCCGGGCCCGTACACGAGCGAGGCTGTTCCGCCGGGCAACAGGCGCCCGACCTGA
- a CDS encoding zinc ribbon domain-containing protein YjdM, which translates to MSVLPPCPKCSSAYTYEDGSLYICPECAHEWSPSAAAIEPGEAKREVRDAYGNLLQDGDSVTVIKDLKVKGSSTVVKVGTKVRSIRLVDGDHDIDCKIDGFGAMGLKSEFVKKA; encoded by the coding sequence ATGAGCGTCCTACCCCCTTGCCCGAAGTGCAGCTCCGCCTACACCTATGAGGACGGCAGTCTCTACATCTGCCCGGAGTGCGCGCATGAGTGGTCGCCCTCCGCCGCCGCCATTGAGCCGGGGGAGGCGAAGCGCGAGGTGCGCGACGCCTATGGCAACCTGCTGCAGGACGGCGACAGCGTCACCGTCATCAAGGACTTGAAGGTCAAGGGCTCGTCGACCGTGGTCAAGGTGGGCACCAAGGTCCGGAGCATCCGCCTCGTTGACGGCGACCACGACATCGACTGCAAGATCGACGGCTTCGGCGCCATGGGACTCAAGTCGGAGTTCGTGAAGAAGGCGTAG
- a CDS encoding YkvA family protein codes for MTPWRQKVRQLKTEVAALFLAARHPGVPWYAKLLAAGVVAYALSPIDLIPDFIPVLGLLDDLLLVPLGILLVRRLIPPSVLAECRARARQEAGRRRTSWAAGAVIITLWGLLALLLVGWWRRSG; via the coding sequence ATGACCCCGTGGAGACAGAAGGTCAGGCAGCTCAAGACCGAGGTGGCGGCGCTCTTCCTGGCGGCTCGGCACCCTGGAGTCCCCTGGTACGCGAAGCTCCTCGCCGCGGGCGTGGTCGCTTACGCGCTGAGTCCCATCGACCTCATTCCGGATTTCATCCCGGTCCTGGGCCTTCTGGATGACCTGCTCCTCGTCCCGCTCGGCATCCTGCTGGTCCGTCGGCTCATCCCTCCTTCCGTGCTCGCTGAATGTCGAGCGCGAGCGCGCCAGGAGGCAGGACGACGCAGAACGAGCTGGGCCGCGGGGGCGGTCATCATCACCCTCTGGGGGCTCCTCGCGTTGCTGCTCGTCGGGTGGTGGCGAAGGTCGGGTTGA
- a CDS encoding class I SAM-dependent methyltransferase, with translation MIADWYASQRTGHIGVPEVAALAASLPAGASVLDVGCGTGLPLTRVLLEHGCHVVGVDSSRELLARFQANFPHVPVVCAPIQSCELQGRMFDAAIAWGVLFHLNHEEQAQAIANIASALRPGAVFLFTSGDVHGSTDGAPMNGVAFRYHSYSVDGYRELLRARGLTLEAAYRDPADNFCYQSRKTG, from the coding sequence GTGATCGCGGACTGGTACGCATCCCAACGCACAGGCCATATCGGTGTCCCGGAAGTCGCCGCGCTCGCGGCTTCACTTCCGGCCGGCGCCTCGGTGCTGGACGTCGGCTGTGGCACGGGGCTGCCGCTGACGCGGGTGCTGCTGGAGCACGGCTGTCACGTGGTGGGGGTGGATAGCTCCCGCGAGTTGCTGGCGCGATTTCAAGCGAACTTCCCCCACGTGCCGGTGGTCTGTGCGCCCATCCAGTCGTGTGAGCTTCAGGGGAGGATGTTCGATGCCGCGATTGCGTGGGGAGTCCTGTTCCACCTGAACCATGAAGAGCAGGCGCAGGCGATTGCCAACATCGCGAGCGCCTTGAGACCTGGCGCCGTGTTTCTCTTCACCTCGGGCGATGTCCATGGCTCCACGGATGGCGCGCCGATGAATGGCGTTGCGTTCCGCTATCACTCGTACAGCGTCGACGGGTACCGGGAGCTGCTGCGCGCGCGGGGGCTCACCCTGGAGGCGGCGTACAGGGACCCTGCCGACAACTTCTGCTACCAGTCCCGCAAGACGGGATGA